A section of the Apostichopus japonicus isolate 1M-3 chromosome 1, ASM3797524v1, whole genome shotgun sequence genome encodes:
- the LOC139964642 gene encoding uncharacterized protein, giving the protein MPNSGFQGQINNNFEGLSKTDIFPLSPRDANQNLPNPAFWNIFVRNMPAQSACHGSGIGVGVQPVGTFSRHMHSQRLQNRSTGGFSLTSSLQEPPVVPYSEPEPSNQDPLPTVLRGGIIANSVAPFSTLSKPTCGYFFSRLTDQKKRRSGIPPADLVKWRYYVK; this is encoded by the exons ATGCCTAACTCGGGTTTTCAAGGCCAAATCAACAACAACTTTGAGGGATTATCCAAGACGGACATCTTTCCTCTAAGTCCACGTGACGCCAACCAGAATCTACCCAACCCAGCGTTTTGGAATATCTTCGTGAGGAACATGCCTGCACAATCGGCGTGCCATGGGAGTGGCATTGGGGTCGGCGTGCAACCCGTTGGAACCTTTTCTCGACATATGCACTCACAACGCTTGCAAAACAGATCGACTGGTGGATTTAGTCTGACGTCATCACTTCAGG AACCTCCAGTTGTACCCTATTCCGAACCAGAGCCGTCCAATCAAGACCCCCTACCTACTGTACTAAGAGGTGGTATCATCGCTAACTCCGTTGCCCCTTTCTCCACCCTGTCGAAACCCACCTGTGGCTACTTCTTTTCTCGCTTGACGGACCAGAAGAAGCGACGGTCAGGAATTCCTCCAGCCGATCTCGTGAAATGGAGATACTACGTCAAGTAA